The following coding sequences are from one Peromyscus eremicus chromosome X, PerEre_H2_v1, whole genome shotgun sequence window:
- the LOC131899888 gene encoding protein FAM104A-like gives MGLVRKRRRDDNKEDPHLPRHSKRNKKDQAFQDPQAIESSSTDNEKIHSSIDDTKRESVPKSSLNQDIAELNSDVPEFSHEDDALGQDHGPYSHINQILKEAHLYKLQQRGQSST, from the exons ATGGGGCTGGTCAG gaaaaggagaagagatgaCAATAAGGAAGACCCCCACCTTCCCCGTCATTCGAAGAGGAATAAGAAGGACCAGGCCTTCCAGGACCCGCAGGCTATAGAG tCATCAAGCACTGATAATGAAAAGATCCACAGCAGCATCGATGACACCAAGAGAGAAAGTGTTCCAAAGAGCAGCTTAAACCAGGACATCGCTGAACTTAACTCCGATGTCCCCGAGTTCTCCCACGAGGACGATGCATTGGGCCAAGACCATGGTCCTTACTCCCACATTAACCAGATCTTGAAGGAAGCTCATTTATACAAACTACAGCAGAGAGGACAATCTTCAACATGA